The Vitis vinifera cultivar Pinot Noir 40024 chromosome 12, ASM3070453v1 genome has a segment encoding these proteins:
- the LOC100259123 gene encoding protodermal factor 1: MERERNKQASPFITILVAALLSQNLLIPVIATSVEDQKNYYSPDPHAGRPPSGSHRTPPSGTSPRHGGTTPSHGSYNPTPSHGSYNPTPSTGGGGSYGTPTHDPTPSTPTGGGGGGYYHSPPTTGGGVGGSPPLVLSPPTTPISIDPGTPGISIPTPPFLPDPNSPFTGTCNYWSTHPGAIWGLLGWWGTLGGAFGVASVPGFGANISLQQALSNTRTDGLGELYREGTASLLNSMVNKRFPFTTKQVRDRFAAALSSNKAAAAQAHLFKLANEGKLKPRA; encoded by the exons ATGGAGAGGGAAAGAAACAAACAGGCTTCCCCATTCATCACCATTTTGGTTGCTGCACTGCTTTCTCAAAACTTGCTCATTCCTGTAATCGCTACCAGTGTTGAAGATCAAAAGAACTATTACTCTCCAGACCCACATGCTGGAAGACCCCCCAGTG GTTCACACAGGACTCCTCCTTCTGGAACTTCACCAAGACATGGAGGTACCACACCTTCACACGGAAGCTACAACCCCACACCCTCACATGGAAGCTACAACCCCACACCTTCTACAGGTGGCGGAGGAAGTTATGGAAccccaacacatgatccaactCCATCAACTCCTACAGGTGGCGGTGGTGGTGGATACTACCACTCTCCTCCAACTACTGGTGGTGGTGTTGGTGGTTCGCCACCGCTTGTCTTAAGCCCACCAACCACTCCAATATCTATTGACCCGGGTACACCTGGTATCTCCATACCCACACCTCCATTTCTTCCTGATCCAAACTCACCCTTCACTGGTACATGCAA TTATTGGAGTACACACCCGGGTGCGATATGGGGTCTGTTGGGCTGGTGGGGGACTCTGGGTGGAGCATTTGGCGTAGCTAGCGTTCCAGGATTTGGGGCAAATATCAGCTTGCAGCAAGCACTTTCAAACACACGTACTGATGGGCTGGGGGAACTATACCGGGAAGGGACTGCTTCCTTGCTGAACTCCATGGTGAATAAGAGGTTCCCTTTCACAACCAAGCAAGTTAGGGACCGTTTTGCTGCAGCACTCAGCTCAAACAAGGCTGCAGCAGCACAGGCCCACCTCTTCAAGTTGGCTAATGAGGGCAAACTCAAGCCTAGAGCCTGA